A region of the Penicillium psychrofluorescens genome assembly, chromosome: 6 genome:
CATACGAGTGCGTCGGAACCAGAGCAGCCTGCCGTGACAAGTCCGTCCAATACCATTGAATCTAGCACGACTAGCACTtccagcgaggagagcaagTCCACCACTACGTCGAAGACGCCAAATGCGTTTGATACGTCTACAACGTCCGCCACCACGAGCACATCCGACTCAACGACTACATCTGAAACATCTCGCACGTCTGACACGACCACTACGTTCGACACATCCATcacaccatccaccacagAATCTTCCCAGCCAACGCATCTGAGCATGCCGCCACTGGTTACACGGGCAACTGCGCCGCCATTACCTTCTCAATCAGCACCTGCCGGCGTCctcccagcagcagcggaaTATGGATCCACAACGGGTGAAGATGTATCAGGCCACGCCGGGGTAATTGCCGGCAGCATTATAGGCGGCATAGCTTTCATCGCACTTACGCTCCTAGCCTGCTTTTACTGCTTTCGTCGCAAGCGACAAAGACCTCAGCGGCCAAACCGGCCAAGAAACATGCGCGAGGCCTCCTTCGGCTCATGGAATGCATCCAGTCAAATGGGCTCGATCCGGGTCCTTAAATACCGCCAGTTCTCGCAGCCCGACTGCGTCGATGCAGACACGCCTCCTGGATTGGGTCCTCATGCACAAAAATATGCAGATAACCAGACTACTGGAGGTCGTCCGGTGCCGTATCGGCAGAAATCGGGGATCCCAAGGCAGTACTCCAATCGACAGTACGAGAATCCATATGTCAACTACAGTCTCAATCCGGAAATGTCCGGCGCAAACAACGACATGTCATATAGTGACGGAAACCCGTACCCCAGCGGCACAAATCCCCACCGAGTATCCAGTCAAATCTCCAGTCGTTGGGCTCCATCGGTAGACTCGAACCCCTTTGCGGATAACGAAAGCCCCGTCTCTCCAATCATCGACCTGAACGCTCCCAGCCGCACGGTATCCTGCTACTCCCGAGCCTCGCACCAGGGCGGGCTCAACATCCTCGCGCATTACGATGGATCGGCACGCGACTCGCAGTGCGCGAGCACCTACTTTTATCCGGGCCAATTGACCGGAGATGATACAGATCATCTTCCCCCTGTTCCT
Encoded here:
- a CDS encoding uncharacterized protein (ID:PFLUO_009141-T1.cds;~source:funannotate), with translation MDFALHRMQDISNLRNWIGALHTPPPESKTTVWVTDYFTEVIHPTYTEIEGPGSSSWDIPPFPTSTPDLDPFTPPWSSGVAAGQTTLVTDSSTSSQLPRSHTSASEPEQPAVTSPSNTIESSTTSTSSEESKSTTTSKTPNAFDTSTTSATTSTSDSTTTSETSRTSDTTTTFDTSITPSTTESSQPTHLSMPPLVTRATAPPLPSQSAPAGVLPAAAEYGSTTGEDVSGHAGVIAGSIIGGIAFIALTLLACFYCFRRKRQRPQRPNRPRNMREASFGSWNASSQMGSIRVLKYRQFSQPDCVDADTPPGLGPHAQKYADNQTTGGRPVPYRQKSGIPRQYSNRQYENPYVNYSLNPEMSGANNDMSYSDGNPYPSGTNPHRVSSQISSRWAPSVDSNPFADNESPVSPIIDLNAPSRTVSCYSRASHQGGLNILAHYDGSARDSQCASTYFYPGQLTGDDTDHLPPVPPVPDGISRTGSMLRGRSQNFSSPLAQFGGEQSDSWDVQQPLPAALRSGPRWSPPRGGLF